The genomic segment GCTCCAGTGGTCTGATTTGTGACTATGCAGCCAGAAGACTCGCAGGAGTTGGAATTAATACTTTTTCATTTAGTGATGTGACTTATCCTATCACTTCAAAACTTCGTAACACGACAAATACATTAGTGATTGCATTATCTATTTCAGGAGAAACTAATGAGGTTATTGAGGTATTAAACAGTTTACGACCAAATAAAGATGTCTATATCTCGTGCATTACGCCAAAACTAAGTTCAACTATTGCCGAGCTGAGTGATTTTGTGCTTAATTATCGTGTCACTGAGCGTAGAATTAATACACATTATGATTTGACAAGTCAGCTCCCAACGGTATATCTTGCTGAAAGACTTACTGATTTGGTATATGAATTATCCGAGTAAAAGCCAAGCATGGCTTTTTCATTTTGGCTAATAAGCTAGCAATAATTTGTAGAAAAATTGAATGAAACGAGGATTTTAGTAAAAATATCTGTTCCAAAAACTTAGAATCATAAAACAAAATAACATTAAAAATAGATGACAAAAATAACACAAAGTTCTAAGAAGGCGAGTTTAAGAATAGTTTAAGATGACATTTTTTGGTACAAGATAATTCAAGTTTGGTACGAAACCTAATTGATGAAAACGCTTTGAATTTAATGGGAAACACTTGATAAGAAAGCGTTTTAATAATACAATGAAGATGTGAAAAATATGAGTGGAATATAAATATTGTTTGCTGGACAAGATTTATAGACCATTTAAAAGTAAAGGAGACTGTTCTAATATGAACAATTTTATTCAAACAAAAATCATGCCTCCAATGATGAAATTTTTGAATACACGTGCTGTTACAGCAATCAAAAATGGTATGATTTATCCAATTCCATTTATCATCATTGGTTCGGTATTCTTGATTCTTGGACAATTACCATTCCAAGCAGGTCAAGATTTCATGAACAAAATCAAGCTTGGCCCCTATTCTTACAAATTAATAATGCTTCATTCGGTATTATGGCGTTACTTGCCGTATTTGGGATTGCCTATGCTTGGGTACGCGATGCAGGATATGAAGGTGTGCCTGCTGGTTTGACTGGTGTGATTGTTCACATCTTGCTTCAACCAGATACTGTCCATCAAGTAACAAGTGTTACTGACCCAACAAAAACTTCAACTGCTTATCAAGTCGGAGGTGTTATTGACCGTGCCTGGCTTGGTGGTAAAGGGATGGTTCTTTCAATCATCGTAGGGCTTTTAGTAGGTTGGATTTACACAGGATTTATGCGTCGTAACATCACAATCAAGATGCCAGAGCAAGTACCAGCAAACGTTGCGGCATCATTTACAGCCCTTGTTCCTGCGGGAGCAATTATTACTTTGGCCGGTGTCGTTCATGGTATCACAACAATTGGCTTTAATACAACTTTTGTCGAATTGGTTTATAAATGGATTCAAACACCATTGCAACACGTAACTGACGGTCCTGTCGGAGTGTTTGTTATTGCTTTTATGCCAGTATTTATCTGGTGGTTCGGTGTGCATGGTGCTACAATCATCGGTGGTAT from the Lactococcus allomyrinae genome contains:
- a CDS encoding MurR/RpiR family transcriptional regulator, with product MSFFGNVDFQKLTYTERIIYSYLRDNVDKIPYLHVRDVASEAHAGTSSVMRLVHKMGYNSYTEFKEYVTKKKQLEEVEPSASTQFSLDIFPENFEQRLGELAHRIIESDNIIFTGVGSSGLICDYAARRLAGVGINTFSFSDVTYPITSKLRNTTNTLVIALSISGETNEVIEVLNSLRPNKDVYISCITPKLSSTIAELSDFVLNYRVTERRINTHYDLTSQLPTVYLAERLTDLVYELSE